The Caretta caretta isolate rCarCar2 chromosome 5, rCarCar1.hap1, whole genome shotgun sequence genome contains a region encoding:
- the LOC125636711 gene encoding C-C motif chemokine 19-like, with translation MELVRSVAFFGLMVLSLWTFLPVSGSNNALDCCLRTSQVPIPRKIVLHYEVQRIYDGCPIHAVVFITMRGKQLCAPPHAHWVRRLTERLDSVYQAKNNL, from the exons ATGGAGCTGGTTAGGAGCGTGGCTTTCTTCGGTCTGATGGTCCTCTCCCTGTGGACCTTCCTGCCAG TGTCTGGCAGCAACAATGCCCTGGACTGCTGCCTGAGGACGAGCCAAGTCCCCATCCCCCGCAAAATCGTGCTGCACTACGAGGTGCAGCGGATCTACGACGGCTGCCCCATCCATGCCGTGGT GTTTATCACCATGAGGGGCAAGCAGCTCTGCGCCCCTCCCCATGCCCACTGGGTGCGGCGGCTCACCGAGAGACTGGACAGTGTGTACCAGGCCAAG AACAACCTCTGA